The genomic DNA CCCGGCTCGCCACACGGACACCCTTTGCGTGGAGGCGGCGCTAAGCTATAAAATGAGTGAGCACTCAATCGAGGTGGTGGCGTGGCCGGCCGTTGAGCGAAGATAAGCGATCCGCGATCCTGGCCGCCGCCGCCCACTGGGTGGCGGAGGAGGGGCTGTCGGCCCGCACCGCGAAGATCGCCAAGTCGGCCGGCGTGGCGGAGGGCACCATCTTCAATTATTTCCCCACCAAAGACGACCTGCTCAACGAGTTGTACGTCGCGTTGAAGGCGAGCTTGGACGCGATGCAGGCCGGCTTCCGGCAGCGCGAGGATCGTCCCGGCCGCTGGGAGATGATCTGGAACGCGTACGTCGACTGGAGCGTCGGCAACGACGCCAAGCGCCGGGCGCTCCGCCAGTTGCGCGTGTCCGAGACGATCACGCCCGAAAGCCGAAAGGCGGCGCTTGGCACGATGGAGGCGATGGCGGCCGCCCTGTTCGACGGACCGGACCGGACGTCGCCCGCTCGTCGCGTGACTTCACCGCGCGGTGTTCGAGGCGCTTGCCGAGATGACCATCGAACTGATCGCCAAGAATCCGACCGCCCATGCGCTTTACCGTCGGAAGGGGTTCGAGAGCTTCTGGCGAGCGACCAGCGCGGGATGACATTTTTTGCTCCCAAAATGAGTGATTAACACTCATTTTGGGACGTCTTTTTTTCCAGGCCATGGAAGGGGACAAGCCTATGAAGTGGACGGCCAGCAACATTCCTTCGCAATCGGGCCGCCGCGTGGTGATCACCGGTGGGAACTCCGGGATCGGTTTCCACGCCGCGCTGGAACTGGCCCGCAGCGGCGCGGAGGTCATCCTTCCGGCCCGCTCCGAAGCGAAGGCCGAGGACGCCATCCGATGGATTCGGGCCGAGGTTCCGCAGGCCAAACTCACGCCCGCTCTTCTTGATCTGTCATCGCTGGCAGCGTGCGGCGCTTCGTGGATATGATCGGTGACCGCTTTCCCGGTGAATCAATCGATCTTCTGATCAACAACGCCGGCGTGATGGCTCTGCCGCAGCGCGAATTGACCGAAGATGGCTTCGAACGGCAGTTCGCGACGAACTTTCTCGGTCCTTTCGCCCTGACGGCCCTGCTGTTCCCGCGCCTGAAGCCGACAAACGGAACCCGCATCGTCACGCTGGCGAGCCTGATCGCGCATGAGGGCCGGATCGACTTCGACAATTTGCAGTCGGAGCGCAAATATGCGCCCTTGTACGGCGCCTATGCGCAGTCCAAGCTCGCCGACCTGATCTTCGCCCTGGAACTCCAGCGCCGGCTGAGCCGGGCCGGCTCTCCCATCGCGAGCATCGCGGCCCACCCAGGCATCGCTGCGACGAACCTGATGGCGCACTTCACCGGTCTCTACAAACTGTTGGGCCGATTCCTCACGCCGCTGATCGCGCAGAGCGCCCAGCAGGGCGCGCTCCCCGAACTCTTCGCCGCCACCTCGCCGGAAGCGGCCCCCGGCAGCTATTGCGGGCCGGATGGAGCCAGGGAGCGCAAAGGCTTTCCGGCCCCGGCCAAGCTTCCCGCCGCGGCCAAGGACGAAGCGCTCGCAAGCCGGCTCTGGGAAACCGCCGAGCGGCTCACCGGAACCAGATTCGAGGTCGCCGGATAGGGAAGGCTCCTATCCAGAAACCGTGAAGGTCGCCGGCGGCTTGCCTTGGCGCTGACGCTCCAGCATCGTCAGCAACGCCTGATCGAGATGGCGCGTGTAGGCGTTCATGTCGAACAGCGGCCCGCCGTCGCGTTCGGCGCGCAGCCTCTTCCGAACGGCGTCAAGACCGGCGCGGTTGTTCGCCCAATGAAGAACCGCGCTTTCGTATTGCGCCAGGGATTCGGTCACGAAG from Azospirillum brasilense includes the following:
- a CDS encoding TetR/AcrR family transcriptional regulator; the encoded protein is MSEDKRSAILAAAAHWVAEEGLSARTAKIAKSAGVAEGTIFNYFPTKDDLLNELYVALKASLDAMQAGFRQREDRPGRWEMIWNAYVDWSVGNDAKRRALRQLRVSETITPESRKAALGTMEAMAAALFDGPDRTSPARRVTSPRGVRGACRDDHRTDRQESDRPCALPSEGVRELLASDQRGMTFFAPKMSD